A region from the Halosolutus gelatinilyticus genome encodes:
- a CDS encoding acyl-CoA thioesterase, translated as MESTDDADGPEFRAVFENRVRFAETDQQGIVFYGEYFTFQDETVSEFFRRIGYGFADMVDRGWQTHVANAELNFREAAAFGDVVVNELRVVEFGTASFTSEYRARRKEDEALLADGTVTHVAVDLETEETIPVPDGFREAVTEFQGGR; from the coding sequence ATGGAATCGACGGACGACGCCGATGGACCCGAATTCCGGGCCGTCTTCGAGAACCGCGTCCGGTTCGCCGAGACGGACCAGCAAGGGATCGTCTTCTACGGGGAGTACTTCACCTTCCAGGACGAGACCGTCTCCGAGTTCTTTCGCCGGATCGGCTACGGCTTCGCGGACATGGTCGACCGCGGCTGGCAGACCCACGTCGCGAACGCCGAACTGAACTTCCGCGAGGCGGCCGCGTTCGGCGACGTCGTCGTCAACGAACTGCGCGTCGTCGAGTTCGGAACGGCCAGCTTCACCTCCGAGTACCGCGCCCGCCGCAAGGAGGACGAGGCCCTCCTCGCCGACGGGACTGTCACGCACGTCGCCGTCGATCTCGAAACCGAGGAGACGATTCCCGTCCCCGACGGGTTCCGGGAGGCGGTCACCGAGTTCCAGGGCGGGCGCTGA
- a CDS encoding HalOD1 output domain-containing protein: protein MVLADRPEMAITDGGASFSTDFHDEPPIQAIVTAISDIDGRPVDELPPLYRYVDPDSMNRLMTIARDSNQDVTLRVRVEEYEISIESDGTIAIFDRERGVDSSDSR from the coding sequence ATGGTATTGGCTGATCGGCCCGAGATGGCCATCACCGACGGCGGTGCGTCGTTCAGTACCGACTTTCACGATGAGCCCCCGATCCAGGCGATCGTTACCGCGATCTCCGATATCGACGGGCGACCGGTCGACGAACTCCCGCCGCTCTATCGCTACGTCGACCCTGACTCGATGAATCGACTGATGACGATCGCTCGCGACTCGAACCAGGACGTGACGCTCCGCGTCAGGGTCGAAGAGTACGAAATTTCGATCGAAAGCGACGGAACGATCGCTATCTTCGATCGCGAGCGGGGTGTCGATTCGTCCGACTCGAGGTGA
- a CDS encoding ABC transporter ATP-binding protein, which yields MATLDVRDLHVYYGKSHALKGVSLSIDRGEIYGVIGPNGAGKTTMLNAIAGFVDYEGTIRYDGTDLAAARSQEIVRDGLVYCTEDRDLFPFFSVHENLLMGAQFRENRNAVEADLEMVYDLFPRLDERREQEAETMSGGEQQMLAIGRALMSDPDLLMLDEPTLGLAPVIIQDISEAIERLNDEGLTILLAEQNATFALRHAERLSLIETGEIELSGSSAEFHDNEYVREAYVGVH from the coding sequence ATGGCGACGCTCGACGTTCGGGATCTGCACGTCTACTACGGGAAGTCCCACGCCCTGAAGGGCGTCTCGCTGTCGATCGATCGCGGCGAGATCTACGGCGTGATCGGTCCGAACGGGGCCGGCAAGACGACCATGCTCAACGCGATCGCCGGCTTCGTCGACTACGAGGGGACGATCCGGTACGACGGGACGGACCTCGCCGCGGCGCGGTCCCAGGAGATCGTCAGGGACGGGTTGGTCTACTGCACCGAGGACCGGGACCTGTTCCCGTTCTTCTCGGTCCACGAGAACCTGCTGATGGGCGCGCAGTTCCGGGAGAATCGCAACGCCGTCGAGGCGGACCTCGAGATGGTCTACGACCTGTTCCCCCGACTCGACGAACGCCGCGAGCAGGAGGCGGAGACGATGAGCGGCGGCGAACAGCAGATGCTCGCGATCGGCCGGGCGCTGATGAGCGACCCCGACCTGCTGATGCTGGACGAGCCGACGCTCGGTCTCGCGCCGGTCATCATCCAGGACATCAGCGAGGCGATCGAGCGGCTGAACGACGAGGGGCTGACGATCCTGCTCGCCGAGCAGAACGCGACGTTCGCGCTGCGCCACGCCGAACGGCTCTCGCTGATCGAAACCGGCGAGATCGAACTCTCGGGATCGTCAGCGGAGTTCCACGACAACGAGTACGTCCGTGAGGCGTACGTCGGCGTCCACTGA
- a CDS encoding transporter, translating into MVRLSTIVILIGIGLLLVPIPPVATILGALVILGGLALRIFRDT; encoded by the coding sequence ATGGTCAGACTGTCGACGATCGTGATCCTAATCGGCATCGGCCTGCTGCTCGTCCCAATTCCGCCGGTTGCAACGATCCTCGGCGCGCTCGTCATCCTCGGCGGGCTCGCGCTGCGGATCTTCCGCGATACGTGA
- a CDS encoding N-acyl homoserine lactonase family protein, whose amino-acid sequence MVDASITAIDRGTITADVNNIIEGHTIGTAADPNPDTAMVDGPVYNLVIDHPEGTILWDTGSHPDADSGHWPAELYAAFEHTGLRPIEDDLDDAGYDVADIDYVIQTHLHLDHAGGLYAFEGTETPIFVHEAELKYAYYSAKTDAGGDAYVAGDFDRDLNWTVVHRDRERRFEELEFVRLPGHTPGLLGVRLDLDDAGTVILAGDQAYVRANYDEEHPMGGSLLWSKRAWYESLRLLKDEERRHDARIVCGHDGDDLDALRSGL is encoded by the coding sequence ATGGTCGACGCATCCATCACGGCGATCGATCGCGGAACGATCACCGCGGACGTCAACAACATAATCGAGGGCCACACGATAGGGACCGCCGCGGATCCGAACCCGGACACCGCGATGGTCGACGGTCCGGTCTACAACCTGGTGATCGACCACCCGGAGGGGACGATCCTCTGGGATACCGGCTCCCACCCCGACGCCGACTCGGGCCACTGGCCTGCCGAACTGTACGCGGCGTTCGAACACACCGGACTGCGGCCGATCGAGGACGACCTCGACGACGCCGGCTACGACGTGGCCGATATCGACTACGTGATCCAGACGCACCTGCACCTCGACCACGCCGGCGGCCTCTACGCGTTCGAGGGGACGGAGACACCGATCTTCGTCCACGAGGCGGAACTCAAGTACGCCTACTACAGCGCCAAAACCGACGCCGGCGGCGACGCCTACGTGGCGGGTGACTTCGATCGCGACCTGAACTGGACGGTCGTCCACCGCGATCGGGAACGGCGCTTCGAGGAGCTGGAGTTCGTCCGCCTGCCGGGCCACACTCCCGGCCTCCTCGGCGTTCGACTCGACCTCGACGACGCGGGCACCGTGATCCTCGCGGGCGATCAGGCGTACGTCCGGGCGAACTACGACGAAGAACACCCGATGGGCGGCAGCCTCCTGTGGAGCAAACGGGCGTGGTACGAGAGCCTGCGACTGCTCAAGGACGAGGAGCGCCGGCACGACGCCCGTATCGTCTGCGGCCACGACGGCGACGACCTCGACGCGCTGCGATCGGGGTTGTAG
- a CDS encoding ABC transporter ATP-binding protein, with translation MSLLDVSGLTKTFGGLVAVDDVSLSVDRGEIVGLIGPNGSGKSTVFNCIMGVHDVTDGTIAFDGEDITRDATHEVVNTGIARVSQESNPIDLYPVAGNIKLFTLPNSVRSLYGGASDAEIYEYAARVDLEDKLEEMPDELPHADVRRLEIAKALATEPDLLLLDEPFAGMNRQEIADLATRIERFREGGMTIVVVDHNMGGLMDLVDRIVVLNNGERLAAGTPDAIANDEAVQEAYLAGTEVV, from the coding sequence GTGAGCCTCCTCGACGTGAGCGGACTGACGAAGACGTTCGGCGGTCTCGTCGCCGTCGACGACGTCTCGCTGTCGGTCGATCGCGGCGAGATCGTCGGGCTCATCGGCCCGAACGGCTCGGGGAAGTCGACGGTATTCAACTGCATCATGGGCGTCCACGACGTCACCGACGGGACGATCGCGTTCGACGGCGAGGACATCACCCGCGACGCGACCCACGAGGTCGTCAACACGGGGATCGCGCGGGTCTCCCAGGAGTCGAACCCGATCGACCTGTACCCCGTCGCCGGGAATATCAAGCTGTTCACCCTGCCGAACAGCGTGCGCTCGCTCTACGGCGGCGCGAGCGACGCGGAGATCTACGAGTACGCCGCGCGGGTCGATCTCGAGGACAAACTCGAGGAGATGCCCGACGAATTGCCCCACGCCGACGTCCGCCGGCTCGAGATCGCCAAGGCGCTGGCGACGGAGCCGGACCTGCTGTTGCTCGACGAACCGTTCGCCGGCATGAACCGACAGGAGATCGCCGACCTCGCCACCCGGATCGAGCGCTTCCGCGAGGGGGGGATGACGATCGTCGTCGTCGACCACAACATGGGCGGGCTGATGGATCTCGTCGATCGGATCGTCGTCCTCAACAACGGCGAGCGACTGGCGGCGGGCACCCCGGACGCGATCGCGAACGACGAGGCGGTCCAGGAAGCCTACCTGGCCGGCACGGAGGTGGTCTAG
- a CDS encoding branched-chain amino acid ABC transporter permease — MLESILSILITGAMISALYALIAIGFTMIFGVGGVLNLAHGALIMAGAYVFMALNREIVASSIALPQVVVFPLAVAIVAGLSYGLYVGLVRYVEDNPVITFLATVVLATAVTEIAIGIFGDQPYSYTVISGNVEVAGTAVSSNDLAGFVLSWIAIGLLWYYVTETDGGRSILAASMSERGARLTGVDLRAVQTRTWLIAGALAGVAGIFLGGGQAATPLMWLNPLALAFIIVVIGGIGSIKGSIVAAYLIGYTETLTVTTLGQGFRGILSLLILLVVLFLLPQGLYGREFVHD, encoded by the coding sequence ATGCTCGAGTCGATCCTCTCGATACTGATCACCGGGGCGATGATCAGCGCGCTCTACGCGCTGATCGCGATCGGATTCACGATGATCTTCGGCGTCGGCGGCGTGTTGAACCTCGCCCACGGCGCCCTGATCATGGCCGGCGCGTACGTGTTCATGGCCCTCAACCGGGAGATCGTCGCGAGTTCGATCGCGTTACCGCAAGTCGTCGTCTTCCCGCTCGCGGTCGCGATCGTCGCGGGCCTCTCGTACGGACTGTACGTCGGGCTCGTTCGCTACGTCGAGGACAACCCCGTCATCACGTTCCTCGCGACGGTCGTGCTGGCGACCGCGGTGACGGAGATCGCGATCGGCATCTTCGGCGATCAGCCGTACTCGTACACCGTCATCTCCGGGAACGTCGAAGTGGCCGGCACGGCCGTTTCGTCCAACGACCTTGCCGGGTTCGTCCTCTCCTGGATCGCGATCGGCCTGCTGTGGTACTACGTCACCGAGACCGACGGCGGGCGATCGATCCTGGCCGCGTCCATGAGCGAGCGCGGCGCCCGCCTCACCGGCGTGGATCTGCGCGCGGTGCAGACTCGGACGTGGCTCATCGCCGGCGCGCTCGCGGGCGTCGCGGGAATCTTCCTCGGCGGCGGACAGGCCGCGACGCCGCTGATGTGGCTGAACCCGCTCGCGCTGGCGTTCATCATCGTGGTGATCGGCGGCATCGGCTCGATCAAGGGGTCGATCGTTGCCGCCTACCTGATCGGCTACACCGAGACGCTCACCGTCACCACGCTCGGGCAGGGCTTTCGCGGCATCCTCTCGCTGCTGATCCTGCTCGTCGTCCTGTTCCTGTTACCGCAGGGGCTCTACGGGAGGGAGTTCGTCCATGACTGA
- a CDS encoding metallophosphoesterase, giving the protein MSDAGVEVDVPFTLYDRAAFLPAADALVLADLHLGRGAASNVDAPLGDGTDAVDRLDRLLAETSPDTVVIAGDLLHSFSTLPRGVEDDLLDLGATVDRAGASLVVTPGNHDTMLESAFDGTSIDEYRLADGETVVCHGHERPAADADRYVIGHDHPALSVDGRKLPCFLYGPGEYDGADVLVVPAFTRLAPGSTVNGMRGRDFQTPLVADADAFYPAIRGGSFEEALWFPPLGECRRLL; this is encoded by the coding sequence ATGAGCGACGCCGGCGTCGAGGTCGACGTCCCCTTTACCCTGTACGATCGGGCGGCCTTCCTTCCGGCAGCCGATGCGCTCGTACTCGCCGACCTCCACCTCGGCCGCGGGGCCGCCTCGAACGTCGACGCACCGCTCGGCGACGGCACCGACGCGGTGGATCGCCTCGATCGACTTCTCGCGGAGACGAGCCCCGACACCGTCGTGATCGCCGGCGATCTCCTCCACTCGTTTTCCACCCTCCCGCGGGGCGTCGAGGACGACCTCTTGGACCTCGGCGCGACCGTCGATCGGGCGGGCGCGTCGCTGGTCGTCACGCCCGGCAACCACGACACCATGCTGGAGTCGGCGTTCGACGGGACGTCGATCGACGAGTACCGACTGGCCGACGGCGAGACCGTCGTCTGTCACGGTCACGAACGGCCGGCGGCCGACGCCGATCGGTACGTGATCGGTCACGACCATCCGGCGCTGTCGGTCGACGGGCGCAAACTGCCGTGTTTCCTGTACGGACCCGGCGAGTACGATGGGGCGGACGTCCTCGTTGTGCCGGCGTTTACCCGCCTGGCGCCCGGGTCGACCGTCAACGGCATGCGCGGGCGGGATTTCCAGACACCGCTCGTCGCCGACGCCGACGCGTTCTACCCGGCGATCCGGGGGGGCTCGTTCGAGGAGGCGCTGTGGTTTCCGCCGCTGGGGGAGTGTCGCCGGCTGCTGTGA
- a CDS encoding branched-chain amino acid ABC transporter permease, with the protein MTEELPPLGRLRSTVQRSILAPSGQAVARALAPIDRALQPAANGFNRLLGSYVGEVTGLQLGLLVASLLALVAAPAWAPLLAGNYMRTLTLACIWAIFAMGWDVQSGYTGYISFGHSALSAAAGYATALLVVRVSPELGFAVTIPLSILAALAFGLLIGLPSLRLSGPYFSLVTFVAVLLFYRLTIGFSETLGGENGFQAVEVFTWDFTMRYYYMLVPMLGVAAALTVVARSNVGMVLVAIRENESAVSAAGLDPTKFKLWSFALSSITMGIGGVLLAHFGGTVDPSTFVVVDRSIEMIAMAVVGGMSSVLGPIGGAFLFVLLRDEVLRLWFGHSTRWIVLWVLVLLVLVFARDGLFRWGWHALGSVGGDRE; encoded by the coding sequence ATGACTGAGGAACTACCGCCGCTGGGTCGGCTTCGCAGCACGGTTCAGCGATCGATACTCGCGCCGAGCGGGCAGGCCGTCGCTCGCGCGCTCGCACCGATCGATCGGGCGCTCCAGCCCGCTGCGAACGGGTTCAATCGCCTTCTGGGATCGTACGTCGGCGAGGTGACCGGCCTGCAATTGGGGCTGCTCGTCGCGTCGCTGCTCGCGCTCGTGGCCGCCCCGGCCTGGGCGCCGCTGCTCGCGGGCAACTACATGCGAACGCTCACGCTCGCCTGCATCTGGGCGATCTTCGCGATGGGGTGGGACGTACAGAGCGGCTACACCGGCTACATCAGCTTCGGTCACTCGGCGCTGTCGGCCGCCGCCGGCTACGCGACCGCGCTGCTGGTCGTCCGCGTCAGCCCGGAGCTGGGCTTTGCGGTCACCATCCCGCTCTCGATTCTCGCGGCGCTGGCGTTCGGACTGCTCATCGGGCTCCCCTCGCTCCGACTCTCCGGCCCGTACTTCTCGCTGGTCACGTTCGTCGCCGTGTTGCTGTTCTATCGGCTGACGATAGGCTTCAGCGAGACGCTCGGCGGTGAAAACGGGTTCCAGGCGGTCGAGGTCTTCACCTGGGACTTCACGATGCGGTACTACTACATGCTCGTCCCGATGCTGGGCGTCGCCGCCGCGCTGACGGTCGTGGCGCGATCGAACGTCGGCATGGTGCTCGTCGCGATTCGCGAGAACGAGTCCGCCGTCTCGGCTGCCGGGCTCGACCCGACCAAGTTCAAACTCTGGTCGTTCGCCCTCAGTTCGATCACCATGGGGATCGGCGGCGTCCTGCTCGCCCACTTCGGCGGGACCGTCGATCCGTCGACCTTCGTCGTCGTCGATCGGAGCATCGAGATGATCGCGATGGCGGTCGTCGGCGGGATGAGTTCCGTCCTCGGCCCGATCGGCGGCGCGTTCCTGTTCGTGTTGCTGCGCGACGAGGTGTTGCGCCTCTGGTTCGGCCACTCGACGCGGTGGATCGTGCTCTGGGTCCTCGTCCTGCTGGTGCTCGTGTTCGCCCGCGATGGTTTGTTCCGCTGGGGCTGGCACGCGCTCGGCTCGGTCGGGGGTGATCGCGAGTGA
- a CDS encoding ABC transporter substrate-binding protein, whose translation MVNKGNETPNSGKDGRRAIGRRTFLGVAGTGAVGATLAGCLGGEDDGAITIGHLAPLENTQGLGSDRSAQLAVEQINDDGGIRDETVELVSADTRADPSTAQDEASRLLNQENVDVLIGTFSSEVSLGITDMIAENGVPYIVTGSASPQIIENSVGSDYDAYKNIFRSGPINSFFQAEAMGGYADYLSDLHGWNTFAYLADDAAWTDPFTNNLPGELEDRGYEVVYEDELSTEIDDFTPVMNTLDEEDPDAVFRFFAHIIGAEMLGEWHQRELDFGVEGIHVASMTPDFYELSEGAATYETTSQSGAAGTTDITEKTLDFVDEYRAFVEDDEDAPDLPMYMGFNTYDAIYAYREAVEEAGTTDYEGDLDAIVDAMLGLEFTGTAGIVSFYGEGETYPHDVQEERDGEGVITNFPITQWLPEGGLECVYPEQHRTADHTAPHWME comes from the coding sequence ATGGTTAACAAAGGTAATGAAACTCCCAATTCGGGAAAAGATGGAAGGAGAGCTATCGGGCGACGGACGTTTCTCGGGGTCGCCGGGACCGGAGCAGTGGGGGCGACGCTCGCCGGGTGTCTCGGCGGCGAGGACGACGGGGCGATCACGATCGGACACCTCGCCCCGCTGGAGAACACGCAGGGGCTGGGGTCCGATCGGAGCGCTCAGCTGGCCGTCGAGCAGATAAACGACGACGGCGGGATCCGCGACGAGACCGTCGAACTCGTCAGCGCGGATACGAGGGCCGATCCGTCCACGGCCCAGGACGAAGCGTCGCGGCTGCTCAACCAGGAGAACGTCGACGTGCTCATCGGGACGTTCTCCAGCGAGGTGTCGCTCGGCATCACGGACATGATCGCGGAAAACGGCGTCCCCTACATCGTCACGGGGTCGGCGTCGCCCCAGATCATCGAGAACTCGGTCGGGTCGGACTACGACGCGTACAAGAACATCTTCCGATCCGGCCCGATCAACTCGTTCTTCCAGGCCGAGGCGATGGGCGGGTACGCCGATTACCTCTCCGACCTGCACGGCTGGAACACGTTCGCGTACCTCGCCGACGACGCCGCGTGGACCGATCCGTTCACGAACAACCTACCGGGCGAACTGGAGGACCGGGGGTACGAGGTCGTCTACGAGGATGAACTCTCGACCGAGATCGACGACTTCACGCCGGTGATGAACACCCTCGACGAGGAGGACCCCGACGCGGTCTTCCGCTTTTTCGCGCACATCATCGGCGCCGAGATGCTCGGCGAGTGGCACCAGCGCGAACTCGACTTCGGCGTCGAGGGGATCCACGTCGCCTCGATGACGCCGGACTTCTACGAACTGTCCGAGGGCGCCGCGACCTACGAGACGACCTCCCAGTCGGGCGCCGCCGGGACGACAGACATCACGGAGAAGACCCTCGACTTCGTCGACGAGTACCGGGCGTTCGTCGAGGACGACGAGGACGCGCCGGATCTCCCGATGTACATGGGGTTCAACACCTACGATGCGATCTACGCGTACCGGGAGGCGGTCGAGGAGGCCGGGACGACGGATTACGAGGGCGACCTCGACGCGATCGTCGACGCGATGCTCGGACTGGAGTTCACCGGCACCGCGGGAATCGTCTCCTTCTACGGCGAGGGCGAGACGTACCCACACGACGTCCAGGAGGAGCGCGACGGCGAGGGCGTGATCACCAACTTCCCGATCACTCAGTGGCTGCCCGAGGGCGGCCTCGAGTGCGTCTACCCCGAACAGCACCGCACCGCGGACCACACCGCGCCGCACTGGATGGAGTAG
- a CDS encoding MBL fold metallo-hydrolase, whose product MDRISLGNDEFEGRNNAYVLADDDRDELALVDTGIATDDVLADLRDGLADRGYAFADVDAVVLTHFHVDHAGLAGEIQAEGGATVYVHEADLSLVEGRPDAIAARDERRRSLLEEWGVPADAREELFSFLELTSRIEGPPPEATAIEDGTVLEVGGTTLETVHAPGHAAGLCCFEFETADGAEAFVGDAVLPVYTPNVGGADVRVQRPLENYLTTLRGIADRGYDRVWPGHREPIDEPADRALAIVDHHRDRSAAVLEILREHGPADAWTVSARLFGDLDGIHIVHGPGEAYAHLDHLRREGVLDVDGGRYRFADDGVDPDSIELLAD is encoded by the coding sequence ATGGACCGCATTTCGCTGGGCAACGACGAATTCGAGGGGCGAAACAACGCGTACGTCCTCGCCGACGACGATCGAGACGAACTCGCGCTCGTCGACACGGGCATCGCGACCGACGACGTGCTGGCGGACCTCCGCGACGGGTTGGCCGATCGCGGCTACGCGTTCGCCGACGTCGACGCCGTCGTTCTGACGCACTTCCACGTCGATCACGCGGGGCTGGCCGGGGAGATCCAGGCTGAAGGCGGCGCGACGGTCTACGTCCACGAGGCCGATCTGTCCCTCGTCGAGGGACGTCCGGATGCGATCGCCGCCCGCGACGAGCGCCGTCGATCGCTGCTCGAGGAGTGGGGCGTCCCCGCTGACGCGCGGGAGGAGTTGTTCTCGTTCCTCGAACTGACGAGTCGCATCGAGGGCCCGCCGCCGGAAGCGACGGCAATCGAGGACGGGACGGTTCTCGAGGTCGGCGGGACGACGCTCGAGACGGTCCACGCGCCGGGTCACGCGGCGGGGCTCTGTTGTTTCGAATTCGAGACGGCCGACGGCGCCGAGGCGTTCGTCGGCGACGCGGTCCTGCCGGTGTACACGCCGAACGTCGGCGGCGCCGACGTCCGGGTCCAGCGACCGCTGGAGAACTATCTCACCACGCTGCGCGGGATCGCCGATCGGGGCTACGACCGCGTCTGGCCCGGTCACCGGGAGCCGATCGACGAGCCGGCCGATCGCGCGCTGGCGATCGTCGACCACCATCGGGACCGCTCCGCGGCGGTGCTCGAGATCCTCCGCGAGCACGGGCCGGCGGACGCGTGGACGGTCAGCGCCCGCCTGTTCGGCGACCTCGACGGGATCCACATCGTGCACGGCCCCGGCGAGGCGTACGCCCACCTCGACCACCTCCGCCGCGAGGGCGTTCTCGACGTCGACGGCGGGCGATATCGCTTCGCCGACGACGGCGTCGACCCCGATTCGATCGAACTCCTCGCCGATTGA
- the gatB gene encoding Asp-tRNA(Asn)/Glu-tRNA(Gln) amidotransferase subunit GatB, whose amino-acid sequence MTAQTVQQGDLVTVIGLEVHVQLETDTKIFCGCSTDRTDEPNENVCPVCLGLPGALPVLNEAAVEAAVKIGKAIDADIPEETRFHRKNYYYPDLPKNFQITQYDEPICQDGELEISVEGERRTVTIERAHLEEDPGSLQHVGGGGGIDTADYTLVDYNRAGTPLMEIVTAPDFRSPSEVRAFLAELEEVLEYLGVFDAERDGSLRVDANLSIVPADEIEGGDHSTAEIGEETLAAANRTEVKNISSHKGAEKALAYEETRQKNAIQRGRAVAQETRHWDESRGITVSMRSKEEEKDYRYFEEADLPPLRVSGWKEEIAIPELPTARRERFQDEYGLSEEAASKLTSTKQVADFYENVAREFDPDLAATWVADELLGELNYRDMAITDIADRLDEVSRLVELVAEDEITAKNARETVLRSMLDDGADPETIVEEEGLGKTGEDEVQRAVVEAIDENPDAVSDYETGEDGAINFLVGQVMQKTGGSADPGDVNQLLRAELES is encoded by the coding sequence ATGACTGCCCAGACCGTCCAGCAGGGCGACCTCGTGACCGTCATCGGGCTCGAGGTGCACGTCCAGCTGGAGACCGACACGAAGATCTTCTGCGGCTGTTCGACCGATCGGACCGACGAGCCCAACGAGAACGTCTGCCCGGTCTGTCTCGGCCTGCCGGGTGCCCTGCCGGTGTTAAACGAGGCCGCCGTCGAGGCAGCGGTCAAGATCGGCAAGGCGATCGACGCCGACATCCCCGAGGAGACGCGGTTCCACCGGAAGAACTACTACTACCCCGACCTGCCGAAGAACTTCCAGATCACGCAGTACGACGAGCCGATCTGCCAGGACGGCGAACTCGAGATCAGCGTCGAGGGCGAGCGCCGCACGGTGACGATCGAGCGCGCCCACCTGGAGGAGGACCCGGGCAGCCTCCAGCACGTCGGCGGCGGCGGCGGCATCGACACCGCCGACTACACCCTCGTCGACTACAACCGCGCCGGGACGCCGCTGATGGAGATCGTCACGGCGCCGGACTTCCGCAGCCCGAGCGAGGTGCGGGCGTTCCTCGCCGAACTCGAGGAGGTACTCGAGTACCTGGGCGTCTTCGACGCCGAGCGCGACGGCAGTCTGCGCGTCGACGCCAACCTCTCGATCGTCCCCGCCGACGAGATCGAGGGGGGCGACCACTCGACGGCCGAGATCGGCGAGGAGACCCTCGCGGCCGCGAACCGCACCGAGGTCAAGAACATCTCGAGCCACAAGGGCGCCGAGAAGGCCTTAGCCTACGAGGAGACCCGCCAGAAGAACGCCATCCAGCGCGGACGCGCGGTCGCACAGGAGACCCGCCACTGGGACGAATCCCGCGGCATCACGGTCTCGATGCGATCGAAGGAGGAGGAAAAGGACTACCGCTACTTCGAGGAGGCCGACCTGCCGCCGCTTCGCGTCTCGGGCTGGAAGGAGGAAATCGCCATTCCGGAGCTGCCGACGGCTCGCCGCGAGCGCTTTCAGGACGAGTACGGCCTGAGCGAGGAGGCCGCCTCGAAGCTGACCTCGACGAAGCAGGTCGCCGACTTCTACGAGAACGTGGCCCGGGAATTCGACCCCGACCTCGCGGCGACGTGGGTCGCCGACGAACTGCTCGGCGAACTCAACTACCGCGACATGGCGATCACGGACATCGCCGATCGCCTCGACGAGGTCTCCCGGCTCGTCGAACTCGTCGCCGAGGACGAGATCACGGCCAAGAACGCCCGCGAGACCGTCCTCCGATCGATGCTCGACGACGGCGCCGACCCCGAGACGATCGTCGAGGAGGAGGGGCTGGGCAAGACCGGCGAGGACGAGGTCCAGCGGGCGGTCGTCGAGGCGATCGACGAGAACCCTGACGCCGTTTCCGACTACGAGACCGGCGAGGACGGCGCGATCAACTTCCTCGTCGGACAGGTGATGCAAAAAACCGGCGGCAGCGCCGATCCGGGCGACGTGAATCAGTTGCTCCGGGCGGAACTCGAGAGCTGA